One Dehalococcoidia bacterium genomic region harbors:
- a CDS encoding heme-binding protein, producing MFETTSISLSEATKARDAIVNAMTSADSPGALAITDSNGIEVLCMRQNGAPARMLGRARAKAYTAARLGIDTVVFRDDFVKASSRSLGDWGDPKLTTLQGGLVIKSKTNHVIGGIAMSGNSTMRDEALASIGLQALEV from the coding sequence ATGTTTGAAACAACGAGCATAAGCCTGAGTGAAGCTACAAAGGCTAGGGATGCCATCGTTAACGCTATGACTTCAGCTGACAGCCCAGGGGCATTAGCTATAACTGATTCGAATGGCATTGAAGTACTTTGTATGCGGCAAAACGGGGCTCCCGCCAGAATGCTTGGTAGAGCTCGCGCAAAAGCATATACCGCTGCGCGTCTTGGTATTGACACGGTCGTGTTTCGTGATGATTTCGTTAAAGCTTCTAGTCGGAGCTTAGGAGATTGGGGTGACCCTAAACTGACTACTCTCCAAGGAGGACTGGTCATTAAATCAAAGACTAATCATGTTATTGGTGGAATCGCGATGAGCGGGAATTCAACCATGCGAGATGAAGCTTTAGCAAGCATTGGATTACAGGCTTTGGAGGTATAA
- a CDS encoding DUF1330 domain-containing protein, with amino-acid sequence MSAYVVANVSINDPESYKSYSSQVPDTIAMYGGKFLVRGGGSKVLEGEWEPARTVIIEFPDMDSLNNWYYSKEYQAIIGIRETAATSNVFVVEGV; translated from the coding sequence ATGAGTGCTTATGTAGTTGCAAATGTGAGTATAAATGACCCTGAATCTTACAAGTCTTATAGCAGTCAAGTTCCCGATACTATTGCCATGTATGGCGGTAAATTTCTAGTTCGTGGCGGGGGAAGTAAGGTTCTTGAAGGTGAATGGGAACCTGCGCGAACAGTAATCATTGAATTCCCTGATATGGACTCCCTCAACAATTGGTATTACTCAAAAGAATATCAAGCAATAATTGGCATACGAGAAACTGCAGCGACGTCGAATGTATTTGTAGTTGAAGGTGTTTAG
- a CDS encoding alpha/beta hydrolase — LVEAGFRVTAPDAPGFGNSKTLNPNAKTPKPVYFLHTFIESLEIRNPHLVGNSMGGMTISKFASDDPELFLSLTISGCDPSVETNVV; from the coding sequence CACTAGTAGAGGCAGGGTTCCGTGTAACAGCACCGGATGCCCCGGGGTTCGGTAACTCAAAAACTCTCAATCCAAATGCAAAAACCCCCAAGCCTGTCTATTTCCTCCATACATTTATTGAGTCTTTAGAAATACGTAATCCTCATCTTGTTGGTAATTCCATGGGAGGAATGACTATCAGTAAGTTTGCTTCAGACGACCCCGAATTGTTCCTTAGCTTAACGATCAGTGGTTGTGATCCGAGTGTCGAGACAAATGTAGTATGA